In Sphaeramia orbicularis chromosome 7, fSphaOr1.1, whole genome shotgun sequence, one genomic interval encodes:
- the LOC115422967 gene encoding tubulin alpha-8 chain-like translates to MRECISIHVGQAGVQTGNACWELFCLEHGVGPDGVFLESPSEPNSREDPFNTFFNTGSSGRHVPRAIYVDLEPTVVDEVRVGTYRELFHPEQLISGKEDAANNYARGHYTVGKEIIDRVMERIRKMTDQCTGLQGFLVFHSFGGGTGSGFTSLLMERLSLDFGKKSKLEFAVYPAPQVSTAVVEPYNAILTTHTTLEHSDCAFMVDNEAIYDICRRNMDIESPGYINLNRLIAQIVSSITASLRFDGALNVDLTEFQTNLVPFPRIHFPLVTYSPIISAEKAYHEQLTVSEITSACFEPTNQMVKCDPRHGKYMACCLLYRGDVVPKDVNAAIANIKTRRSIQFVDWCPTGFKVGINYQPPTAVPGGDLAKVQRSVCMLSNTTAIAEAWARLDHKFDLMYAKRAFVHWYVGEGMEEGEFAEAREDLACLEKDYEELGQMTPDFDDDDDGQEY, encoded by the exons ATG AGAGAATGCATCTCCATCCATGTGGGCCAGGCAGGTGTTCAGACCGGAAACGCCTGCTGGGAGCTCTTCTGCCTGGAGCACGGTGTCGGTCCTGATGGTGTGTTTCTGGAAAGTCCTTCTGAACCGAACTCTCGTGAGGAcccattcaacactttttttaacACTGGCAGCTCTGGACGTCATGTTCCCAGAGCCATATATGTTGACCTGGAGCCCACCGTGGTTG ATGAGGTGAGGGTTGGAACATACAGAGAGCTCTTCCATCCTGAGCAGCTGATCTCTGGAAAGGAGGATGCAGCCAACAACTATGCCCGTGGACACTATACAGTCGGGAAGGAAATCATTGACAGGGTCATGGAGCGTATTCGTAAAATG ACAGACCAGTGCACAGGCCTGCAGGGGTTCCTGGTCTTTCACAGCTTTGGAGGTGGAACAGGCTCTGGTTTCACCTCTCTGCTGATGGAACGTCTGTCTCTGGACTTTGGTAAGAAGTCCAAGCTAGAGTTTGCAGTGTATCCAGCTCCTCAGGTGTCCACTGCTGTGGTGGAGCCCTACAACGCCATCCTGACCACCCACACCACCCTGGAGCACTCTGACTGTGCCTTCATGGTCGATAATGAGGCCATCTACGATATCTGTCGTCGTAACATGGACATCGAGAGTCCTGGTTACATCAACCTCAACAGGCTGATTGCTCAGATTGTCTCCTCAATCACCGCCTCTCTTCGTTTTGATGGTGCCCTCAATGTTGATCTGACAGAGTTCCAGACCAACTTGGTGCCATTTCCACGTATCCACTTCCCTCTGGTTACGTACTCACCAATCATCTCTGCAGAGAAGGCTTACCACGAGCAGCTGACTGTGTCTGAGATCACAAGTGCCTGCTTCGAGCCGACCAACCAGATGGTAAAGTGTGATCCTCGTCATGGCAAATACATGGCGTGTTGCCTGTTGTACCGAGGTGACGTTGTACCTAAAGACGTCAATGCTGCCATTGCAAATATCAAGACTAGACGGTCCATTCAGTTTGTCGACTGGTGCCCCACTGGCTTCAAG GTTGGCATTAATTACCAGCCTCCAACAGCAGTTCCCGGAGGAGATCTGGCCAAAGTCCAGAGGTCTGTGTGTATGCTAAGCAACACCACTGCTATAGCAGAGGCCTGGGCTCGACTTGACCACAAGTTTGACCTTATGTACGCGAAACGTGCCTTTGTCCACTGGTACGTGGGCGAAGGCATGGAGGAGGGAGAGTTTGCAGAGGCCAGAGAAGACCTGGCCTGTCTTGAAAAGGATTACGAGGAGTTGGGTCAAATGACCCCCGACTTTGATGACGATGACGACGGCCAAGAATATTGA